One part of the Lycium ferocissimum isolate CSIRO_LF1 chromosome 8, AGI_CSIRO_Lferr_CH_V1, whole genome shotgun sequence genome encodes these proteins:
- the LOC132068839 gene encoding trihelix transcription factor ENAP2 yields the protein MDDSDDETGYPSRPYTSSLRPTRPIRNPTSFSYPRYPYNNQFQYYNDDDESDEDEEEEEEEEEEEEEENQEEFSSGETNGYDNNNTTSFHNKKKRKLETLVSNYEFAPRHGMWSEEESYVLLEVWGERYLELGRRSLRAEDWSEVAEKVTEMIGVDKTEIECRNQLDVLKKKYKKEITKMEKNGVGGFYSKWPFFKKMDMLMNLRMKGHCGLGCGLDSGEYVFMDPRMYLDKSNVLDEMRDSPAGSDAEDNDEDEEEEEGSGGDDESAKLLADSIQRFGLIYEKIENSKRKQMMELEKMRRDFQRDLELQKKQIVDRAQAEIAKIRDDDENDDDQDEDETDNISLRG from the coding sequence ATGGATGATTCTGATGATGAAACTGGGTACCCTTCAAGACCCTACACTTCTTCTCTTCGACCAACTCGCCCAATTCGAAACCCTACTTCTTTTTCTTATCCAAGATATCCCTATAACAATCAATTTCAATATTACAACGATGATGATGAATccgatgaagatgaagaagaagaagaagaagaagaagaagaagaagaagaagaaaaccaagAAGAATTTAGCAGTGGAGAAACAAATGgctatgataataataatactacttCTTTTCAcaacaaaaagaagagaaagcttGAAACTTTAGTCTCAAATTACGAATTTGCCCCTCGTCATGGTATGTGGAGTGAAGAAGAGAGTTATGTGTTGTTAGAAGTGTGGGGTGAGAGGTATTTGGAGTTGGGTCGAAGGAGTTTACGTGCTGAAGATTGGAGTGAAGTTGCTGAGAAAGTAACTGAAATGATTGGTGTTGATAAGACTGAAATTGAATGTAGGAATCAATTAGATGTGTTGAAAAAGAAGTACAAGAAGGAGATAacgaaaatggagaaaaatggagttgGGGGGTTTTATAGTAAGTGgccatttttcaagaaaatggatatgttgatgaatttgaggaTGAAAGGGCATTGTGGATTGGGTTGTGGGCTCGATTCGGGTGAGTATGTGTTTATGGACCCGCGAATGTATTTGGATAAGTCGAACGTGTTGGATGAGATGAGGGATAGTCCAGCAGGATCGGATGCTGAGGATAATGATGAGGATGAGGAAGAGGAGGAGGGTTCGGGTGGTGATGACGAATCGGCTAAGTTGTTAGCGGATTCGATTCAAAGGTTTGGGCTGATATATGAGAAGATTGAGAATAGTAAGAGGAAACAGATGATGGAGTTGGAGAAAATGAGAAGGGATTTCCAGAGGGACTTGGAGTTGCAGAAAAAGCAGATTGTTGACAGGGCGCAGGCCGAAATTGCTAAAATAAGGGACGACGATGAAAATGATGACGATCAAGATGAGGATGAGACTGACAACATTTCGCTTAGGGGCTGA